The Pseudomonas allokribbensis genome has a window encoding:
- a CDS encoding ATP phosphoribosyltransferase regulatory subunit, which translates to MATVDRWLLPDGIEEVLPPEAARIEVARRQVLDLFQSWGYEFVVTPHIEYLESLLTGAGQDLDLRTFKVIDPQSGRQMGFRADITPQVARIDAHTLRREGPSRLCYAGSVLHAQPRALSSSRSPIQLGAELYGDASPSSDVEVISLMLAMLQLADVPDVHMDLGHVGIYRGLAQAAGLSGEVEQQLFDALQRKAIDEVITLTEGLPADLSGMLRALVDLCGGREVLSAARERLANAPAPVLAALEDLLAIAERLSARFPELPLYFDLGELRGYHYHTGVVFAVFVPGVGQSIAQGGRYDDIGADFGRARPATGFSTDLKTLVTLGRAEIELPSGGIWMPDSTDAALWQQVCQLRSEGQRVVQALPGQPLAAARDADCDRQLIQQNGLWQVSPLAS; encoded by the coding sequence ATGGCAACGGTAGACCGCTGGCTGCTGCCAGATGGCATCGAAGAAGTACTGCCACCGGAAGCGGCGCGCATTGAAGTCGCGCGTCGTCAGGTGTTGGATCTGTTCCAGAGCTGGGGTTACGAGTTTGTCGTGACTCCCCATATCGAGTACCTGGAATCCCTGCTGACCGGCGCGGGCCAGGACCTGGATCTGCGTACCTTCAAGGTCATCGACCCGCAATCGGGCCGGCAGATGGGGTTCCGTGCCGACATCACGCCGCAAGTGGCGCGCATCGATGCGCACACCCTGCGTCGCGAAGGCCCGAGCCGTCTGTGCTACGCCGGCAGCGTGCTGCATGCCCAGCCGCGTGCCTTGTCGTCCTCGCGCAGCCCGATCCAGTTGGGCGCCGAGTTGTACGGCGATGCCAGTCCGAGCAGCGACGTTGAAGTCATCAGCCTGATGCTGGCCATGCTGCAACTGGCCGATGTGCCGGATGTGCACATGGACCTGGGGCATGTCGGCATCTACCGCGGTCTAGCCCAGGCGGCCGGTCTGTCGGGTGAGGTCGAGCAGCAGTTGTTCGATGCGTTGCAACGCAAGGCCATCGACGAGGTCATTACCTTGACCGAAGGCCTGCCGGCCGATCTGTCCGGCATGCTGCGTGCGCTGGTCGATCTGTGCGGCGGCCGTGAAGTATTGAGCGCTGCCCGTGAGCGTCTGGCCAATGCGCCGGCGCCGGTACTGGCCGCGCTGGAAGATTTGCTGGCGATCGCCGAGCGGCTGTCGGCGCGCTTCCCGGAGCTGCCGCTGTACTTCGATCTGGGCGAGTTGCGCGGTTACCACTACCACACGGGTGTGGTGTTCGCGGTGTTCGTGCCGGGTGTTGGCCAGTCCATCGCTCAGGGCGGTCGTTACGACGACATCGGCGCCGACTTCGGTCGCGCCCGTCCGGCCACCGGCTTTTCCACCGATTTGAAAACCCTGGTGACCCTGGGGCGTGCTGAGATCGAGCTACCGTCTGGCGGTATCTGGATGCCTGACAGTACGGATGCGGCACTCTGGCAGCAGGTTTGCCAGTTGCGCAGTGAGGGTCAGCGTGTCGTTCAGGCGTTGCCTGGACAACCTTTGGCCGCCGCCCGTGATGCGGACTGCGACCGGCAATTGATCCAGCAGAACGGGCTTTGGCAAGTATCGCCACTGGCTTCTTGA
- a CDS encoding adenylosuccinate synthase, producing MGKNVVVLGTQWGDEGKGKIVDLLTEHAAAVVRYQGGHNAGHTLVIDGEKTVLHLIPSGVLREGVQCLIGNGVVVAPDALLREITKLEEKGVPVRERLRISPSCPLILSFHVALDQAREKARGELKIGTTGRGIGPAYEDKVARRGLRVGDLLNMPRFEDKLRELVDYHNFMLVGYYKEPAIEFEKTLAECKEYAELLKPLMLDVTAELHDLRRAGKDIMFEGAQGSLLDIDHGTYPYVTSSNTTAGGVATGSGVGPMFLDYILGITKAYTTRVGSGPFPTELFDEVGAHLAKQGHEFGATTGRARRCGWFDAVILRRAIDVNSISGICLTKLDVLDGLETINICTGYKDAQGNAVAPTDADSYVGLQPVYEEVPGWTESTVGAKTLEELPANARAYIKRVEELIGAPIDIISTGPDRNETIVLRHPFA from the coding sequence ATGGGTAAGAATGTCGTAGTCCTGGGCACCCAATGGGGTGATGAGGGCAAAGGCAAGATCGTTGATCTGCTGACCGAACATGCTGCCGCCGTAGTGCGCTACCAAGGTGGCCACAACGCTGGCCACACGCTGGTGATCGACGGTGAAAAAACCGTCCTGCACCTGATCCCGTCGGGCGTGCTGCGCGAAGGCGTGCAGTGCCTGATCGGCAACGGCGTGGTGGTTGCACCCGACGCCCTGCTGCGCGAGATCACCAAGCTGGAAGAGAAAGGCGTACCGGTGCGCGAGCGCCTGCGTATCAGCCCGTCCTGCCCGCTGATCCTGTCCTTCCACGTGGCGCTGGACCAGGCCCGTGAAAAGGCCCGTGGCGAGCTGAAGATCGGTACGACCGGTCGCGGCATCGGCCCGGCGTACGAAGACAAGGTTGCACGTCGTGGCCTGCGTGTTGGCGATCTGCTCAACATGCCGCGCTTTGAAGACAAGCTGCGTGAACTGGTGGACTACCACAACTTCATGCTGGTTGGTTACTACAAAGAGCCTGCCATCGAGTTCGAAAAGACCCTGGCCGAGTGCAAGGAATACGCCGAGCTGCTCAAGCCGCTGATGCTGGACGTCACTGCCGAGCTGCACGACCTGCGTCGCGCCGGCAAAGACATCATGTTCGAAGGCGCCCAAGGTTCGTTGCTCGACATCGACCACGGTACCTACCCGTACGTGACCAGCTCCAACACCACCGCTGGTGGCGTGGCGACCGGCTCGGGCGTTGGCCCGATGTTCCTGGACTACATCCTGGGCATCACCAAGGCTTACACCACTCGCGTAGGTTCGGGTCCATTCCCGACTGAGCTGTTCGACGAAGTGGGCGCACACCTGGCCAAACAAGGTCACGAGTTCGGTGCTACCACCGGCCGTGCCCGTCGTTGCGGCTGGTTCGACGCCGTTATCCTGCGTCGCGCTATCGATGTGAACAGCATCTCGGGCATCTGCCTGACCAAGCTGGACGTACTCGACGGTCTGGAAACCATCAACATCTGCACCGGCTACAAAGACGCGCAAGGCAACGCTGTTGCGCCGACTGACGCTGATAGCTACGTGGGCCTGCAGCCTGTGTACGAAGAAGTGCCGGGCTGGACCGAGTCGACCGTGGGTGCCAAGACCCTGGAAGAGCTGCCGGCCAACGCTCGTGCCTACATCAAACGCGTTGAAGAGTTGATCGGCGCGCCGATCGACATTATTTCGACGGGCCCGGACCGCAACGAAACCATCGTTCTGCGTCATCCGTTCGCTTGA